In the genome of Synchiropus splendidus isolate RoL2022-P1 chromosome 13, RoL_Sspl_1.0, whole genome shotgun sequence, the window CCTGATGTACAACAGAGCGCCTCTGCGGCCGGAGGAGCTCAACAGCTGCCCGGCGGGAGACGCCCTGGAAGTGGGCAACGCGGACGACGAGATCGAAAACGTCATCATCTCAGACCGGCTCCCGCAGAGTCTCCTGCTGCCCCGAGGGGACTCCACCGACGACGGCAAGTCCGGGAACCTGCATCAGATGGACGAGGACGAGCTGGAGGACAGACCCCGCCTGCTGGGCGGGAGGTTGGACCGGCAGCTGGTCCGCGTGGCCTTTCACCACGACCATTACTACTGGACCTCCGAGCCGGGGAAGATGGTGCACGAGATGGGATGAGCCCcatccagtagctggactgaggaATAAAACATCTACGAGGTCAacaaccacggaaacttctggaattttaattattttattgcaATTTATTCCTTTACAGTTAAACGGAGATGTGTAGTATAAAAAACCGACAAagacacacaatgacacacaacaaacaaactccATGAGAGAAAACCCAACAGACTAAAATCAAAATGGCCGACAGAGCGTCGACACGCTGACTTGGTAATAGCGGCTTGTTAAAAGAGAAGCTAACGACGGCATCCTCGAGGTTTGGGATGAAGGAAGTGTGCGTGTCGGTGCGTCATGCTCGTGTGGGGTCGACGGGAAAGATTAAAACAGGAGTGCCAGTTCCTACTGAGAGACCAGAGGGCGCCGCACGCCTCCTTCCGGATTACGAGTCGTCCTCGCCGTTGATGCTGTCGTCTCCGTCCACGTGctcaccttcctcttcctcctcgtcgTCATCGTCCGCCTTTATCTGCACAGCAGAGACTCATCAACCCTGGGGTCAGAGTGCGGGGACATGACTCCCCTGACTGGGCAGGAGAGTACAGTGTTCCCAATTtgacaagaaagaaagagagaagagagcggaaggaagaaagagacaaagaaaaaagagaaagataggaagagagaaagaaagatggaggaaagaaggaacagagaaagaaaaaggtagagagaggaagaaaaaggaagcgcaaaagaaagaaagacggGAAGGAAGAATGATATAAAGGAAGAGGGAAAGGAAggaatgaagagagaaagaaagacaggaaggaagaatGATAAAGAgggaaaggaaggaagagagaaagaaagggaAAGGAAGGAATGAAgagagaaaggaaggaagaaagccACACATGCgctcacctcttcctcctccagcaggtctccctcctcctcttcctcgtcgatctcctctccttcctcggAGTCGTTCAGCTCCTGACTGTTGCGCTCTCTCTTCAGGCCGTCGTCCTTGCTGCCTGAATGAGGCGGCGATGTCACTTCTCCAGGCTCCGTCTTCATACTCTTGCTCTCTGTGGGCCACAGCAGCAGTTCAGACCAGGCTGCTCCAGTTCAGACCTGCTGCCCACAGCTACTGCGGCTCCTTTTCCATCTTCTGTCTTTAATTCTCAACAAGTCCACCCccccttcttcatcttcatcatcatcatgctaCATTCCAACCCATCACGTAGCTCCATGACTGGCTTTATTTTCCCTTCCCTCCTCACCAGACTTCTTGCTGTGGTCCTTCTCCATCCGCTCCAGACTCTGCAGCAGGTCGTCCACCTTGTTCTTGATCTGACTCAGCTCGCGCTTGATGGTCTGCAGCTCGTCCATCTTCACTGCGGAAACATTTCATCTCACAGCTTCATTTCCGTCGGCGTTTCACGGCGACGCTGGGCTGAGGTCACTCACTGGTTCTGGACGAGGTCCTCTGGCTGCTCTTggacgaggaggagaagctgctcTTGGTTCTCCGGCTGCTCCCGCCGCCGCTGATGCTGACCCGCGGGCGCTTGGACGGGATCACGGCCCGGGACAGCGGGGGCGGGGGGGCCGGCACGCGGGAGGGGTAGGAATACATTCTGCAGGGGGGAGAGAGTGTGAGCGGTGCCGGAGGATGCCGACGCTCCTCAGAAGACTCACCTGTCGTAGTAGTCTCTCTGGAAGTCGTAGTCCAGGTCAAacgaggagctgctgctgtggacgTGCCAACAGACGCAGAGTGAGAAGCTGAATCTGTCGCCAGCACAGTcggggtcacatgactcacctgtaCATGTCCCCGGCTGACCTTTTGGTGGTTTTAGACCGGTGCGGTTTGGGCTCTCCAGCCAGATTGAtgtctgagaagaagaagaagaagaagtagaagtCAACCCAGTGGTGAGGTTGGATCCCGAGCCAGAGAGGCACCGTCCTCACCCAGCACTTGTCCCACGATCATGCGACCGTCCTCCCCGGCGACGGCGGCACGGGCGTTCCGCTCGTTCAGGTACTGCACGAAGGCGTAGCCCTTGTGGACGGAGCAGCCCACGATCTTGCCGTACTTGGAGAAGATGGCCTCCACGTCGCCCTTGGTGACCAGCACGGTGTTCAGGTTGCCGATGAAGACCCGGGAGTTGAGCGAGCGCGGGTCGGTCTTGTTGGTGATGTTGCTGCTGGCCATCAGGCTGGAGGTCTGCGAGCGACTGGCGGGGGAGACACACGGACACCAGGTTAGCGGCCGGCTATGAACCCGGGCGGCTGAGGAGGCCGGAACT includes:
- the LOC128769689 gene encoding heterogeneous nuclear ribonucleoproteins C1/C2, with product MDRSQTSSLMASSNITNKTDPRSLNSRVFIGNLNTVLVTKGDVEAIFSKYGKIVGCSVHKGYAFVQYLNERNARAAVAGEDGRMIVGQVLDINLAGEPKPHRSKTTKRSAGDMYSSSSSFDLDYDFQRDYYDRMYSYPSRVPAPPPPLSRAVIPSKRPRVSISGGGSSRRTKSSFSSSSKSSQRTSSRTMKMDELQTIKRELSQIKNKVDDLLQSLERMEKDHSKKSESKSMKTEPGEVTSPPHSGSKDDGLKRERNSQELNDSEEGEEIDEEEEEGDLLEEEEIKADDDDEEEEEGEHVDGDDSINGEDDS